One window of the Megalops cyprinoides isolate fMegCyp1 chromosome 2, fMegCyp1.pri, whole genome shotgun sequence genome contains the following:
- the tlcd4a gene encoding TLC domain-containing protein 4-B — MDPFSQLILAISVASFFTFQWLFHSVSPWVSARVSAGFLRLSHKQRIEWNSRTVSTFHALVVGLFCLYILLFDDAVNQDPVWGDPTLVKINVGITTGYLISDLLLIFYYWKAIGDKFFVIHHLAALYAYYYVLGQGMLPYFANFRLLAEFSTPCVNQRWFFEVLGYPKSSKPNIANGVMMAAIFFLVRIAVMPVYYSRMYAVYGTEAFYRVSWGGRSAWIFSSFCLDIMNVMWMHKIARGCYKVLRSGRQRKAETQENGKTE, encoded by the exons ATGGATCCCTTCAGCCAGTTGATTCTCGCCATCTCCGTGGCCAGTTTCTTCACCTTCCAGTGGCTTTTCCACAGCGTCAGCCCCTGGGTGTCGGCTCGCGTTAGCGCCGGCTTCCTGCGGCTCAGCCACAAACAGAGGATAGAGTGGAACTCCAG GACAGTATCCACATTTCACGCCCTGGTGGTGGGTCTCTTCTGTCTGTACATCTTGCTCTTTGATGATGCTGTCAATCAAGACCCTGTCTG GGGGGATCCTACActggtgaaaataaatgtggGCATAACAACGGGCTACCTCATTTCTG atCTGCTGCTCATATTTTACTATTGGAAGGCGATAGGGGACAAGTTTTTTGTAATCCATCACCTGGCAGCGTTGTATGCTTACTACTATGTACTG GGCCAAGGAATGTTGCCTTATTTTGCTAACTTCCGTCTGCTTGCAGAGTTCTCCACACCCTGTGTGAATCAGCG ctggTTCTTTGAAGTGTTAGGTTACCCCAAATCCTCCAAACCCAACATTGCCAACGGAGTGATGATGGCGGCCATATTCTTCCTGGTGAGGATCGCGGTCATGCCGGTCTACTACAGCCGCATGTACGCCGTCTACGGCACGGAGGCCTTCTACAGGGTGTCCTGGGGCGGCCGCAGTGCCTGGATCTTCTCCAGCTTCTGCCTGGACATCATGAACGTCATGTGGATGCACAAGATTGCCCGGGGATGCTACAAGGTCCTGCGCTCCGGCAGGCAGCGCAaggcagagacacaggagaaCGGGAAGACCGAGTGA
- the LOC118773137 gene encoding cytochrome c-type heme lyase produces MGATVSSPAATVSAEAVAVPHVGLSPPQGCPMHQEHKQTAPPPECPMHQAAPAEIKTPSAGPTHQERAYEFVECPMRAASGANQGLGDIDPANMMPPPNQMPAPDQPFPLAVTREESRIPRAGSDKNWVYPSEQMFWNAMLRKGWRWKDDDLAPQDMSNIIKIHNQNNEQAWQEILKWETLHAKECPCGPSLVRFGGKAKEYSPRARFRHWMGYELPFDRHDWIVDRCGREVRYVIDYYDGGEVDKETYQFTILDVRPAFDSLDAVWDRMKVAWWRWTS; encoded by the exons ATGGGTGCGACGGTGTCCAGCCCCGCCGCGACAGTCTCGGCTGAAGCGGTGGCGGTTCCACACGTTGGCCTTTCTCCACCCCAGGGCTGTCCGATGCACCAGGAACACAAACAGA CGGCTCCTCCGCCAGAATGCCCCATGCACCAGGCAGCTCCTGCCGAGATAAAGACTCCATCTGCCGGCCCAACGCATCAGGAGCGAGCCTATGAGTTCGTGGAGTGTCCAATGAGGGCAGCATCTGGAGCCAACCAAGGACTTGGTGACATTGACCCTGCAAACATG ATGCCCCCACCAAACCAGATGCCCGCCCCAGATCAGCCCTTTCCATTGGCTGTGACCAGAGAGGAGTCCAGGATCCCACGGGCTGGGTCAGACAAGAACTGGGTCTATCCCTCTGAGCAGATGTTCTGGAATGCCATGCTACGGAAGGG GTGGCGCTGGAAGGATGATGACCTTGCTCCTCAGGACATGTCCAACATCATTAAGATTCACAACCAAAACAACGAGCAGGCCTGGCAGGAGATCCTAAAATGGGAAACTCTCCATGCCAA GGAATGCCCCTGCGGACCCTCGCTGGTCCGGTTTGGAGGAAAAGCTAAAGAGTACTCTCCAAGGGCCCGGTTTCGCCACTGGATGGG GTACGAGTTGCCGTTTGACAGACACGACTGGATTGTTGACCGATGTGGACGGGAAGTGCGATACGTGATCGATTATTACGACGGGGGCGAGGTGGACAAGGAGACGTATCAGTTCACCATCCTTGACGTCCGCCCAGCGTTTGACTCTCTCGACGCGGTGTGGGATCGCATGAAAGTTGCGTGGTGGCGTTGGACCTCCTAA